Proteins found in one Brachypodium distachyon strain Bd21 chromosome 5, Brachypodium_distachyon_v3.0, whole genome shotgun sequence genomic segment:
- the LOC104585337 gene encoding uncharacterized protein LOC104585337 has product MASTRGKDKDGGVTSDELKAVEYQLQRTRQIEENSKKLAIVRERRDALRGHMEATQPPNKKRKASSRIPDSRNEQRVLRPSARKDDPVDSGQQPPKEVIHELDGNGNGEKKGGRKITQKLNIYSRQTKSKIKIPFNELGQPYGADATEFANFIGTLVRKHISPAKLDWRDVELEAQKSLVWDHLQAFYELDSTALS; this is encoded by the exons ATGGCAAGTACAAGAGGAAAGGATAAAGATGGTGGGGTCACGTCGGATGAACTAAAGGCAGTTGAATATCAATTACAAAGAACTAGGCAAATAGAAGAAAATAGCAAGAAGCTGGCAATTGTTCGTGAAAGACGAGATGCACTTAGAGGTCATATGGAAGCAACCCAACCTcctaacaagaaaagaaag GCATCCTCCAGAATACCTGACAGTAGAAATGAACAGCGTGTTTTAAGGCCGAGTGCAAGAAAAGATGATCCTGTAGATTCTGGACAACAACCTCCAAAAG AGGTTATTCATGAGCTTGATGGTAATGGTAATGGTGAAAAGAAAGGTGGAAGAAAAATTACTCAGAAGTTAAACATTTATTCGAGGCAGACTAAATCTAAAATCAAAATTCCATTTAATGAGCTTGGCCAGCCTTATGGGGCAGATGCAACTGAATTTGCAAATTTCATTGGTACTTTGGTGAGGAAGCATATATCACCTGCGAAGTTAGATTGGAGAGATGTTGAGCTGGAAGCACAGAAGTCATTGGTGTGGGATCACTTACAG GCTTTCTATGAGCTGGACTCCACTGCTCTGAGCTAG